Below is a genomic region from Candidatus Methylarchaceae archaeon HK02M2.
GATAGGTCGATAAATTGGGCAAGATCTGTTAATGATAATAGGGCAAGAACTATGATCGCAGGTATCGAGAATGCTAGAATATCAGCAATTGATATAATGATCGGTCTTCTCCAGAAGGTTTTTTGAACTCCAGTCTCCTTAGAAGAAGTTCTCAACAGAGATAGTATGAGTGTGTGAGCAATATGGTATGATGTTTTTAGGTTCATAAACATACACAATTAATTATTGATTTCTAAATACACGTGACATGTAACTAGCAAACGCTAAGGTATCAACATAGTCCTCCATCGCTCTAGAGATATCTATGAATATGTTTTTTGGAATAAGATCTGCGTAAATCGCACCTATGCCTTTACCACCTCCTAAAAATTCCAATGTTCTAAATATCAAGTTCCCACTTATACCATCTGGGGCTAAAATAAACGTTGCCTTTTCATTTATTGCATCCTCAATTAGTATTCCATAGTGCTTTACATTAGGAGTTAATCTCTCTTTAGTAATTTTTAATAACAACTCTCCTTCTTCAAGCGTTCCATCTACTTTAGAAATTCTTCCAAAATCCTCTTTTCTTCCACCTGATAGAATAGCGATTTTAGGCTCGATTGCCAATTTTTTATGTATTTTCAGGGCTTGTTCTAGAAAAATCTGTTTATCCATTAGATCACTCCCTTCATCTATTCCTACTGGTGCAAAGAAGAATAATTCTCCCTTAAAGGTTGAAAGAAGAGCTATTCTGTGCGGAAGAGTTAGACTAAAAGAGGTTTTTATCTCTTTTATAACCTTTTTCGCAGATAAAGAACCCCTAATTCCAGCATCTACATAATTCTCCTTAACTAAATTAACAATTTCAAACCAAGGTTTATCACTATGAACGAATTCTAACTCATCTGTTAAATATCTGCTAATCTTTAATTTATCTCCTACTAAGATTGTTTTGCAAAAACCTTTTTTCTGTGCATTTATTGCAGATGAAATAGTATTAGAAATATAGTCCTCTCTCTCTGAGCTCACTCCTATTGCTATCTTTGCAGACCTCTCTTTGGCAATTTTTCTTATATATTCTAAAGTCAACATTTTTTTTATTTCTCTTAATTTATTTCAAATAATATTTTCTCCAAAATTTTTATTTTTCTATAACATACTTTATATGAACACAATTAATAATATTATTTAGAAATGTCAATAGAACCAAGAGAAGTAAAATTACATCCTTGTTTTAATGAAAAGGCACATATTAATGTAGCGAGGGCCCATCTTCCAGTTGCTCCAAAATGTAATATTCAATGCAACTACTGTTCCAGATATATCGACCCTTTTGAAGTTAGACCTGGCGTCAGTTCAAAAATTCTTAAACCTAAAGAGGCATTAGATTATCTGGGGATAGTAATTGAAGAATTTAAAGAACTTAAAGTTGTGGGGATAGCTGGTCCAGGCGAACCTTTATTCAATGAAGAAACTTTTGAAACTTTAAAACTTGTTCGTGAAAAATATCCAATATTATATTTATGTGTAGCTTCAAATGGTCTCTTACTTCCTAATAAAATAGAAGAATTAGAAAGTATTGGAGTCGAATTTCTTACTATAACTATAAATGCAATTGATCCTGAGATAGGCTCTAAAATATACTCCTTTATTTATTATAAAAATAAAATAATAAAAGGATTAAATGCAGCTGAAATTCTTATTTCTAATCAAATAAAAGGAGTTGAATTAGCTGTTAAAAGAGGAATGAAAATTAAAGTAAATACAGTTCTAATACCTGGAATCAACGATCACCATATTATAGATGTTGCTAAGAAGATTAAAGAGTTAGGAGCATATGTCCAAAACATCATTCCATTGATCCCAATCGGCAAATTTAAAGGAAGACGTCCTCCCACATGCGATGAACTTCAAAGCATAAGAGAGAAATGTGAAAAGATCGTTAAAGAGTTCAGGTTATGTAAAATGTGTAGAGCTGATGCAGTAGGAATTCCGGGTAGGGAGGTGGGCTTTCAGGAAAGACAGTATAAAAATAGCGAATACTTCCACGCTTAATCATTTTTACTACCTACCTATTTTCTATTAACTAATTTCCTCTTAACACCATTTTATTCTATTCTATTATTATCTAACCTATAAATTTCAAGACCTAGGATTATCACTCTTATATTCGGCACCTCTAATTCTTTCTTGGTATACTATATACCAATAATAATGTTATTAAAGATGAATGTATTTATTTGTAAATACAAATATTTATCATATAAGAATAATGTATATATTTATCTCTTTTTAATGATAAGAGTGATAAAATGAACAAAATAAGTAAACCGATATTAACATTGATTGTTCTAGGAGTTCTAATCGGAGGGACCATTGTCGGATATTACATAGGTATTTCTTCCACTTCTTCTGGATTAGAACCAGTACGTATTGGATATTTAGTTGGTGATATTCACCAAATAGAATTTTACACAGCCTATGCTCAAGGATGGTATGAAGAAGAGGGCATCGCTCCAATAAAGAAAGAATACATATTTGGTATGCCCGAAATGATGGATTTTGCTGCTGGTGAGTTGGATGCTGGTTACGTAGGATGTGTTCCAGCATTAATAATGGCAAGTAAAGGAGCTGAAATTGTAATCTTATCTTCATCAAATAAAGAAGGGTCTGCGATAGTTGCCAAGCCTGGAATCAGTAGTGTTGAAGAGTTGGATGGGAAAATTGTTGGAACTCCTGGATTAGGTTCGATTCAAAGTGTTATGATCGAGATGGTCGCAGAAGAATATAATATTACTCTCTCTTATATCCATTTTTCAGTGACTGAACTTCCTCTCGCACTCGAGAGTGGAGATATTGATGCTTACATAGCTTGGGAGCCTTTCTGTGCGGAGGTAGTCGTTAGAGATATCGGAAACGTGATATACACATCTAACGATATTTATCATGATCACCAATGCTGTGTATTTTACGTTTCGAAGAAACTCTATGATGAAAGGCCAGATATAGTAAAGAAGTTAGTTAAAGTTCATGTTAAAGGGTTGAATTATATTCAGGAGAATTCTACCGAAGCAATTCAATTGTTCGTCTCTCTAACCGGTCGAGATATAGAGGTTTGTCAAGAAAGTTGGCCAAGGATGGTTTGGGGCTACTCTGTAAACACCGAAAGTATGATAACCTTCACTAATGCTATGAAAGATCGGGATATGATTTCAGCAGAGGATATTACAGATGCCGAAACTTTTGTGGATGGTCTTATCGATGAAACTATCCTTAATGAGGTCCTTGCCGAATCTGGCAGTATTTAATAACATGAGCTACAGAATATTTCGAATATGGCTCCCAAATACAGAACTTTACTGTATGGTCTTATTACATTCTCGATTTTTCTCTTAATTTGGCAGTTAGTAATTGTATTTTCTTCAACAGTTTTTCTTAAAGATGCAGGTCCTATTGACTCAATTCTAGCCTTGGTAAAGCTCGCTTTAGAAGGAGATGTAGAGGGAATAAGTCTTTTTGATCACACTTTGGCGAGCGTTGTTCGAGTTTTAGCAGGATTTTCAGTTGCATGTATGACTGCTATTCCACTTGGAATATTGATGGGTTTAAGACACGAAATATATGAGAGTTCTAAACCAGTTATTGAATCACTTCGCTTTATACCGCCAATAGCCTGGATACCTTTAGCATTTCTTCTACTTTATGGATTCTCCCGTTATGTATTTTTAATATGGCTCGGTGCTTTCTTTCCCATTTTAGTAAATACTATAACAGGAATAGAAAGAGTAAACCCCACTTTGATCGAGGTTGCCTCAGCCTTTGGGGGAAATAAAAAGCAGATCATCTCAAAAATCGTAGTACCTGGATCTTTACCAGAGGTTGTCGCTGGTATGAGAATCGGCTTAGGAATTAGTTGGATGTGTATCGTTGCTGCTGAAATGGTGGGAGCAGAGGTAACTGGTTTAGGTAGATTGATATTAAAAAGTGCTCATTTAATTCATGTAGACGTCGTTATTGCTGGTATGATTGTTATAGGAATTCTAGGACTCATTATGAACGAAATGTTCTTAATATTTGAAAGAAGAGCGTTTAAATGGCGTAGAGAGGTCAGAGTATGAAAGCAAATAATAAAGTGAAAGTAAGCATCAAGAATGTCTCTAAATCCTTCGATAATTTAAAAGTAATAGATGAAGTATCATTTGATGTATTTGAAGGTCAGTTTATTTGTATAATAGGTCCATCTGGATGTGGGAAGACCACATTTCTAAAGATTGTTGCTGGAATAGAAAAACCTTCTTCCGGATCAATACTCGTTGATGGTTTTCTTTGTAATCCTAAAATTTGCAATATTGGTTTTGTCTTTCAAGAAGAATCACTTTTACCTTGGAGAAATGTATATGAAAACATAAGATTTGGATTAGAAATGAGTAAACGTGATCATTATAATGATTTCTTTAACTCCATTGTTGAAGAAATGATAAAGCTTGTTGGGCTAAATGGTTTTGAAAAGTACTATCCAAATAAGATTTCAGGAGGCATGAAAAAAAGGGTAGCCATTGCCAGAGCTTTAGCTGTTGACCCTTCGATTTTACTGATGGATGAACCATTTGGAGATTTAGATGCACAGACTAGATGGATTATGCATAAAGAGCTTAAATTAATTCATAAAAAACTCAAGAAGACCATAATATTTGTCACTCACAATGTTGAGGAAGCTGTATATTTGGGTGATCTGGTAATTGTCTTTAGTAAGCGTCCAATAAAATTGAGAAAGATCTTACCGATTGAACTTCCGGAGCCTAGGGATAAGCTTAGCGAACAATTCATCAAGTATAGAGAAATGATCATTAGTCTCCTGAGAGAAGAAATAATTTGGATATAAAATTCACTTTAAAAATCCTCTAGGATTGGATAAGGAATTACAATGAAGTTCCCTGTAAAAAAAACAACTATAATCCTGACTACAATTTTCGTTTTTACGATAATAACCTCATATGGGATATATCATTTACTCTCATCAGGTTATATGTCAAATTCAACAGTAACAATACTTGATGGTGAAGGTCGAAAAATAACAATCAACCATCCTGTTGAACGAGTTGTTTCCTTGGCATCTTCAGTATCAGAAATATTTTGTACACTTAATGCTAGTGACATGCTTTATGCTGTAGATCAATATAGCACTTTCCCACCTTACTTGAAGGAGAAAATGGATAATGTGGATAATTTTAATGTTGGCTCTGGAGCAACGCCAAGTATAGAAACGATAGTATATTGTGACCCGGATATAGTTTTTGCATGGCCATACTGCACAGTTATAGATGAGATTGAAGATCGAGGTATTCCTGTTTACATTGTAAAATATCCTGATGATGTGTTTGATATAATTGATCTTATAAAAACGGTTGGATATATTACTGGAAAAGAAGATCGAGCAGATGAAATCTCGAATGTTATGATGGGATATGTGAAAATGGTTGAAAACAGAACTAAAGAAACAGAGCAAAAGCCATTGGTTTATTTTGAACTAAACGAACCTGGTAATACTGGTAACGGATCAACTATTGGTGGTTCTTTAATAAAATTTTCAGGAGGCGTGAACATCGCTGAGAACAGTACATTAAAGTATCTAAAAATGAACAATGAATACATAATTTCTACAAACCCAGATATTATCATAAAATTCTATTATGGTATCGAAACTAATGAAGAAGAGATGAACCAGTTGAAAGAAGATATTATGAATAGACCAGGATGGAGTGTTATAAATGCAGTTAAAAATGATAAAGTTTTCATTATAAATTACGCTGAGTGTTCAACAAGTCCAAGGCTCGTTATAGGATTGGTTCGGTATGCTAAATGGATACATAATGAACTATTTACAGATATAGATGCAGATGTAGTAGCAGAATATGTTTATACAAATATTTATGGATTGAAAACTT
It encodes:
- the mtxX gene encoding methanogenesis marker protein Mmp4/MtxX; this encodes MLTLEYIRKIAKERSAKIAIGVSSEREDYISNTISSAINAQKKGFCKTILVGDKLKISRYLTDELEFVHSDKPWFEIVNLVKENYVDAGIRGSLSAKKVIKEIKTSFSLTLPHRIALLSTFKGELFFFAPVGIDEGSDLMDKQIFLEQALKIHKKLAIEPKIAILSGGRKEDFGRISKVDGTLEEGELLLKITKERLTPNVKHYGILIEDAINEKATFILAPDGISGNLIFRTLEFLGGGKGIGAIYADLIPKNIFIDISRAMEDYVDTLAFASYMSRVFRNQ
- a CDS encoding radical SAM protein, yielding MSIEPREVKLHPCFNEKAHINVARAHLPVAPKCNIQCNYCSRYIDPFEVRPGVSSKILKPKEALDYLGIVIEEFKELKVVGIAGPGEPLFNEETFETLKLVREKYPILYLCVASNGLLLPNKIEELESIGVEFLTITINAIDPEIGSKIYSFIYYKNKIIKGLNAAEILISNQIKGVELAVKRGMKIKVNTVLIPGINDHHIIDVAKKIKELGAYVQNIIPLIPIGKFKGRRPPTCDELQSIREKCEKIVKEFRLCKMCRADAVGIPGREVGFQERQYKNSEYFHA
- a CDS encoding ABC transporter permease, with the translated sequence MAPKYRTLLYGLITFSIFLLIWQLVIVFSSTVFLKDAGPIDSILALVKLALEGDVEGISLFDHTLASVVRVLAGFSVACMTAIPLGILMGLRHEIYESSKPVIESLRFIPPIAWIPLAFLLLYGFSRYVFLIWLGAFFPILVNTITGIERVNPTLIEVASAFGGNKKQIISKIVVPGSLPEVVAGMRIGLGISWMCIVAAEMVGAEVTGLGRLILKSAHLIHVDVVIAGMIVIGILGLIMNEMFLIFERRAFKWRREVRV
- a CDS encoding ABC transporter substrate-binding protein, with the protein product MKFPVKKTTIILTTIFVFTIITSYGIYHLLSSGYMSNSTVTILDGEGRKITINHPVERVVSLASSVSEIFCTLNASDMLYAVDQYSTFPPYLKEKMDNVDNFNVGSGATPSIETIVYCDPDIVFAWPYCTVIDEIEDRGIPVYIVKYPDDVFDIIDLIKTVGYITGKEDRADEISNVMMGYVKMVENRTKETEQKPLVYFELNEPGNTGNGSTIGGSLIKFSGGVNIAENSTLKYLKMNNEYIISTNPDIIIKFYYGIETNEEEMNQLKEDIMNRPGWSVINAVKNDKVFIINYAECSTSPRLVIGLVRYAKWIHNELFTDIDADVVAEYVYTNIYGLKT
- a CDS encoding ABC transporter ATP-binding protein, which codes for MKANNKVKVSIKNVSKSFDNLKVIDEVSFDVFEGQFICIIGPSGCGKTTFLKIVAGIEKPSSGSILVDGFLCNPKICNIGFVFQEESLLPWRNVYENIRFGLEMSKRDHYNDFFNSIVEEMIKLVGLNGFEKYYPNKISGGMKKRVAIARALAVDPSILLMDEPFGDLDAQTRWIMHKELKLIHKKLKKTIIFVTHNVEEAVYLGDLVIVFSKRPIKLRKILPIELPEPRDKLSEQFIKYREMIISLLREEIIWI
- a CDS encoding ABC transporter substrate-binding protein, yielding MNKISKPILTLIVLGVLIGGTIVGYYIGISSTSSGLEPVRIGYLVGDIHQIEFYTAYAQGWYEEEGIAPIKKEYIFGMPEMMDFAAGELDAGYVGCVPALIMASKGAEIVILSSSNKEGSAIVAKPGISSVEELDGKIVGTPGLGSIQSVMIEMVAEEYNITLSYIHFSVTELPLALESGDIDAYIAWEPFCAEVVVRDIGNVIYTSNDIYHDHQCCVFYVSKKLYDERPDIVKKLVKVHVKGLNYIQENSTEAIQLFVSLTGRDIEVCQESWPRMVWGYSVNTESMITFTNAMKDRDMISAEDITDAETFVDGLIDETILNEVLAESGSI